One Betta splendens chromosome 5, fBetSpl5.4, whole genome shotgun sequence genomic window, GTCACAGTGATGGAGCCCGTGCACCTGGGAGGGTGGAGCGGGTTCGTGTCGGTGTCAGTGGGCTGCAGCCCGGAGCTCCGAACGGCGGCACCGGCTAAAACGCGAAGCTTCCGGGACGAGAAACGCTGAATGAAAGAACATTTGGGATGTGGCAGCGCGAGCCCGATGGAGCACGGGACGAAGGCGAATGAGAGAAAGGGATCGATCGCAGCCTTGTGAAGGGGAGAACAACGCTGGCGTCTGATTGAAATAACAGGGTGCGGACCATGAAGGAGGCGGAAGCAGGTTCACacccagagctgcagatgttaaCGAGCTCGAAGGCTGTGAAACCCGGCGCCGGAACAGGTTCACGCGCGGGGGGAGGAGTCTGTGCCACAGGTGTGAGATGAGCGCACACATGGCGTCCGGCGGCACCTGACAGCGGCGCCGCTCATTAATGGCCTGTCCGTGGGAGACTCCACGCGCAGCGCCCGCAGACGAGGACGGGTCTCACATCAGACAGCTGGAAGAGCAGGAACCTTTCACTTACAGCAGTCACGTCCGATAATCAGTATTTAGTTGGATTATAATAAATCTTTCATTGTTAACATTCAGTGAATAATTAGAAAATGTCGGTATCAGTGTTTGGGCAGAGACACTAACCTCATTAACCTCATTAACCTCATTAACCTCAGCATGAATCAAATGGCTCTGGCTCTAGTTCAGGTGAGTTCACATCTTCACTGCAGCTGTTAGAGAAGTGGGACTGAAGGTAATGAGGCACAGCTGTTGCAGGAGCAAACATCTGGATTGTACATACATTTGTCCTTAAAGCCACCTATGAAAAGAACTAAATGAATTGAGTCAATGTCACAAATGGAACAAGCTGGAAAATAGAAATTAAGATAGAAAACCTCAAGTTTCCACATCTGAGGCATGAATGAATACAAAACCCAACATTTAGCACATGTTAGTTATGTGGAGAGCGTTTCCTGAGGATGTGGATGATTTGAAGATCTGTTTCAAATTGAGGATCTGATTTGTGTCCTTTGTGTTGAACAGAAAGAAGCAGCAATGATAACGCTGGTGAGAAGAGAccgaatgaaaataaaaacctacCGAGGTGAGACGAGCTTTATTGTAGATGAGGCAAAACTACTACACAGTGACTGTAAATGATCATAAACCAAACAGTTCTACCACATAAgacaaaagaacagaggaaacacaaTGACAAAGACTAAATGAGCACAGAAACACTAATAAGTGAGACACAAACGACCACAAAGATAAAGAACATGACTGTGAAAAACCAAACATGCAGCAAAGAGAGACAAATGACTGAATGAGAAGCAGAAGACGAGGGGTTAATGTGTCCAGACCCATTCGTTCCTCACTGTTCTGGCTTTAGTGAGGAGGCTGGAGACTGTGGAGCGGACGGGCTGTGAAGACACGAGCGACTGCGTTTAGATGGAGTCCGTCAACGGCCTGGAGCTCAGGGAGCTGAAGGGCGGAGGCCGAGCGGCGCCCCCCACGCCCGCCTCCCCGGCCCGGTCCGGAGCCCCCGGCCGCGGGTACGAGAACGCGTCCTACCAGCAGGACGACGAGCTGGCCCTCCACGCGGACCCGGGGCCGGGTCacggtccgggtccgggtcacGGTCCGGGTCACGGTCCGGGTCACGGTCCGGGTCAcggtccgggtccaggtccgggtccgggtcacGTTGCAAGCTGCTCACCCTCGACATCAGCACATCACAAGGCAAGTTCACTGGAGCGAACACTTCAAACACCAGCTCTAGACCAGAGCTGGTGACAAATATAAATTCAGGGACTTTTCTTCCTCCAACACGTGAGCAACGTGTCACAAATGAAATCACGTTTGGTATTTCACCCATGGATTTACTCCATAGGGTAAAACAAGCGCTAAGCCCAGACCTAGCTAGCCGCTAATACGCGCCTCAAACGTAGCTAGGTCTTTAAAATGCCTGTTACCATAGCGACAGAAAAGCTCACACTTGCACACAAACCAGCAGAAATATAGATTTTATCTGATATTTTCTTTGTCGGTGGCAGCTTTAAACTACAAAACCACGAATCCTCTTAAATTCTGCAGCACATTTGAAGGTAGAAATGTCTCCAAACAGAAGAACCTCAAATGGTTCTTCCGTTTGGAGACATTTTGACCTTCATTCTTAAGGCCTGCGGGCCTTTTCTGCTTGTTGATCCCTGCATTTCCCCTCCAGGAGCCGGACCAGGAGCTCTCTCCTGGCTCctatgatgaggaggagggcggcCCGGCACCGGGGCAGAACCGAGACCTCGCTGACGAGCGCTCCTCGGACTACGGCTTCGTCCTGGCGCTGGTGTTCCTTGTGAGCGGCATCGTGCTGGTGGTGGTCGCCTACACGATTCCCAGAGAGGCCAAGGTCAATCCCGACTCCATATCGGCCCGGCAGATGGAGAAGCTGGAGTTGTACTACGCCCAGCTGGGCGCCCACCTGGACAAGTGCATCATCGCGGGCCTGGGCCTGCTGACTCTGGGGGGCAtgttcctgtctgtgctgctcatgGTGTCCATCTGCCGGGGCGAGATGTACCGCCGCAGGGCGGCCTTTGTTCGGCCCAAGAGGACTTACGGCTCCATCAACCTGCGGATGAAGCAGCTGGCCGGCGGAGAGGGGGGCGGAGACGAGGGAGGCGCGGGCGAGGACGTCTTAGTGGAGCACAGCGGCACAGAAAGAGGACCGAGCCGGGACAAATCAGAACCGGGACCGAGCAGGAGGCCCGTCGCCTCCTAGGATGTCGCTCGCGTGGCCAACGTGCTGTTCTGCAGCCCGCCTTTGTCTGCCGGGgcctctgtctgcgtctgcgtctgcaggagcctctgtctgcgtctgccggagcctccgtctgcgtctgcaggagcctccgtctgcgtctgcaggagCCTCCGTCTGCATCAGCAGGAGcctccgtctgcgtctgcgggagcctccgtctgcgtctgcaggagCCTTCGTTTGCCGGAGCCTCCGTCTGCGTCTGAGGGAGCCACCGTCTGCGTCTGCCGGAGcctccgtctgcgtctgcaggagCCTTCGTTTGCCGGAGcctccgtctgcgtctgcaggagcctccgtctgcgtctgcaggagcctccgtctgcgtctgcgggagcctccgtctgcgtctgcaggagCCTTCGTTTGCCGGAGcctccgtctgcgtctgcggGAGCCACCGTCTGCGTCTGCACGAGCCTCCGTCTGCATCTGCCGGAGCCTCCGTTTGCGTCAACGGGAGCCTCCCAGCTCCAAAACGAGCATTAGCCAAGTTCACGGATATTTATTCTACGCACCGGTGAAGGACGTAAGACTAAAGGGTGTAGAGGAGGAGGTAAGCCTGAGTGGATAAGCACAGTTCACACCAGTGTTAACCAGCGGTGAATGATCGAAAGCACATTACATCAAGAGAGAAATCAGAACCGTCTGTTTGCTGAGACCGGACAGATGTTGAACACGTTAATCATGTTTCAAATCTCAATCACAAAACAACTGCACTTTCAGAATCTGACCTTTCATTGAATGAATGTTACTGATAGTCTGCAGGATTTGGACAGGAAGTGAAAGGTCTCCCCCAGACGGGCCTTTCATATAAATATGACGCTGGCTCCTGAACTCATTGTTGATCATCACATTTCCCTGTTCATGACATTtcaccaccagcatcagcaATAAATCCACAGTAGAGAAGATAACGAAAGCCACCCGTCACCAGTCTGCAGGGTGCTGAACAAAGGCTTGTTAGGTTCAACCTACTTCAATGCAAATTAGGTGACTCGATGAAGtcaataatgtaaataaagcaGTTGCAACATTAGTCATCAGTcagttttcctcctgctttttctGCTTCATGGTCACAATCAGCCACGTGTGTCTTCTGATTTAATTCTCAGAAGGTTCCAGCTTCAGGGACTGGAATGGATCCACTCACTGGATTATTCTGACTTTGCTGTTGCAATATTCAGATACTTAAGAAACAATAATATTTTTAGAATTATTTATTCTCAGACTTGAACCTCCTTCCTTCTGCTTATGATTATGCGATTCATTCTTAAATTATTCCAATTAATATTCAGAATTTTATTGCCCTGGTGTTTTGACATCAACCTCAGAATATTGTTTCTTTATTATCTAAATATTCCCACTTCATTGTCAAAATATTGTTATTCTCATAATAATCTTAGAAGCTGCACGTCTCTGACCATAATAAAAGAAATCAGGATGTACCTCGTGTCTGAGCACTGGAGGAAAGAGGGTCTCTGCTGTTCCTTTGTCTCCACGTGAACAGAAAAATAGAGTTTTATTTGGCTTTATTTAAAGTGATTTTGATGGTAAAGAAGCAACAGTTTTACAAGAGCACAGATTAAGATGCA contains:
- the tmem74b gene encoding transmembrane protein 74B, with product MESVNGLELRELKGGGRAAPPTPASPARSGAPGRGYENASYQQDDELALHADPGPGHGPGPGHGPGHGPGHGPGHGPGPGPGPGHVASCSPSTSAHHKEPDQELSPGSYDEEEGGPAPGQNRDLADERSSDYGFVLALVFLVSGIVLVVVAYTIPREAKVNPDSISARQMEKLELYYAQLGAHLDKCIIAGLGLLTLGGMFLSVLLMVSICRGEMYRRRAAFVRPKRTYGSINLRMKQLAGGEGGGDEGGAGEDVLVEHSGTERGPSRDKSEPGPSRRPVAS